In a single window of the Orenia metallireducens genome:
- a CDS encoding HyaD/HybD family hydrogenase maturation endopeptidase, with product MKAIAILGIGNLLLRDDGVGIHVINKLEDLDFPENIEIIDGGTSVFDLVDVFVKKDKVIIVDCLKGGHQPATIYRITPEEMGGYISESSSLHDVQIMDIVKKVELMGYSPEVVIIGVEPKEVYYDLELSPEIRAEIPTIIDIVKNELKKEGIGDF from the coding sequence GTGAAAGCTATTGCTATTTTAGGTATAGGTAATCTATTATTAAGAGATGATGGAGTAGGAATACATGTGATCAATAAGCTAGAAGATTTAGATTTTCCAGAGAATATAGAGATAATTGATGGTGGAACCTCGGTCTTTGATCTTGTAGATGTTTTTGTCAAGAAGGATAAGGTAATTATAGTAGACTGTCTAAAAGGTGGTCACCAACCTGCTACTATTTATCGGATTACCCCTGAAGAAATGGGTGGCTATATTAGTGAAAGTTCCTCTTTGCATGATGTTCAAATTATGGATATCGTAAAGAAAGTAGAGCTGATGGGATATTCACCAGAGGTAGTGATAATTGGTGTTGAGCCTAAAGAGGTCTATTATGATTTGGAATTATCGCCAGAGATAAGAGCAGAGATTCCTACTATTATAGATATAGTAAAGAATGAACTTAAAAAAGAAGGTATAGGTGATTTTTAG
- a CDS encoding nickel-dependent hydrogenase large subunit — MAKIKIDPVTRLEGHLKIEVEVDSTNTVINAHSSGNLFRGFEQILAGRDPRDAIHLTQRICGLCPVSHSIASVKAVEDAFGYTPTADALLLRNLILGGNYLSDHILHFYHLALLDYAQGPSQSPWQPGYNVDYRLTTTENDAVINNYIKALEIRRKAHEMTAILSGKIPHVMTVVPGGVTVKLTSTDITKFKTYLSEVKSFIDNEYMNDLNLIANAYDDYYYIGKGSGNLLTYGVFDLDSTNTLFKAGTYTNGTYGSMDTNLIKEYTKYSWYTDTSTNKHPQNGETTPQYGKAGAYSWLKAPRYNGVAYETGPLARMFMNKEYTRGISVMDRHMARGLETQKLAQEMSYWADLLSTNMNAYSELTLPDSGVGYGLTEAPRGALGHWLNFSNQSTDHYQVLTPTCWNVSPRDDNGNMGPLEQALIGVTVQDINQPIELLRIVHSFDPCTGCSVHIIDVENNIRKEFVVSTPNPKGAF, encoded by the coding sequence ATGGCTAAAATAAAGATAGATCCAGTTACGAGATTGGAAGGCCATTTAAAGATAGAGGTTGAAGTGGATAGTACTAATACAGTAATTAATGCCCATAGTAGTGGAAATTTATTTAGAGGCTTTGAACAGATATTAGCAGGAAGAGATCCAAGAGATGCAATTCATTTAACCCAGAGAATATGTGGTCTTTGTCCAGTAAGCCATAGTATTGCTTCAGTAAAAGCAGTTGAAGATGCTTTTGGATATACTCCAACTGCTGACGCCTTATTACTAAGAAATTTAATCTTAGGTGGAAACTATCTATCAGATCATATTTTACATTTTTATCATTTAGCTTTATTAGATTATGCTCAAGGTCCATCACAGAGTCCTTGGCAACCAGGCTATAATGTCGATTATCGTTTGACTACTACAGAAAATGATGCAGTAATTAACAACTATATTAAGGCTTTAGAGATAAGAAGAAAAGCACATGAAATGACGGCTATTCTTTCTGGGAAGATACCTCATGTGATGACAGTAGTTCCAGGTGGTGTAACTGTGAAGTTAACCAGTACTGATATAACTAAGTTTAAAACTTACTTAAGTGAAGTTAAGAGTTTTATAGATAACGAATATATGAATGACTTGAACTTAATTGCTAATGCTTATGATGATTATTATTATATTGGTAAGGGTTCTGGTAACTTATTAACTTATGGTGTCTTTGATTTAGATAGTACTAATACCTTATTTAAGGCGGGTACATATACAAACGGGACTTATGGTAGTATGGACACTAACTTGATTAAAGAGTATACAAAGTATTCTTGGTATACTGATACTTCAACTAATAAACATCCACAAAATGGAGAAACTACACCGCAATATGGTAAAGCAGGAGCATATTCCTGGTTAAAAGCTCCAAGATATAATGGTGTAGCATATGAGACAGGGCCTTTGGCAAGAATGTTTATGAATAAAGAGTATACAAGAGGAATTTCTGTTATGGATAGACATATGGCCAGAGGTTTAGAAACTCAGAAGTTAGCTCAAGAGATGAGCTATTGGGCTGATTTATTATCAACTAATATGAATGCTTATAGTGAATTGACTCTGCCAGATTCTGGAGTAGGTTATGGATTAACAGAAGCACCTAGAGGTGCCTTAGGACACTGGTTAAACTTCTCTAATCAAAGTACAGATCATTATCAGGTGCTGACACCTACTTGTTGGAATGTCTCTCCACGAGATGATAATGGAAATATGGGACCATTGGAGCAGGCTTTAATTGGGGTAACTGTTCAAGATATCAATCAGCCAATTGAATTATTAAGAATAGTTCACTCCTTTGATCCGTGTACAGGTTGTTCAGTTCATATTATAGATGTTGAGAATAATATTAGAAAAGAATTTGTAGTTTCTACACCAAACCCTAAAGGAGCTTTTTAG
- a CDS encoding hydrogenase small subunit — protein sequence MKISRRRFLQWTAASAAALGLSKFDLERLDNVVLAAGTKPPVIWLQGAACSGCSISLLNSIKETTIDDFLLNKVDMKYHHNLMTATGDLAISTLDQAAIDHNGDFILIIEGGVPTADNGVYCVLTERDGQPWTMLDAVNELGSQAKYVINVGTCAAFGGVPAAGPNPTGIKDVNSILNSNTTNPIINLPGCPTHPYIIMSTVIDLLLNGMPILDYKGRPETFYSNALHDRCPYESGYPEVKELGMEGCYEAIGCRGPETYVNCHTLKWNNEVNWCIQANNLCIGCASETFPQSIFYKIGTSYSEDD from the coding sequence GTGAAGATATCGAGAAGAAGATTTTTGCAATGGACAGCAGCTTCAGCGGCTGCCTTGGGTTTATCGAAGTTTGATTTAGAGAGACTAGATAATGTGGTTTTGGCTGCAGGAACTAAACCACCAGTTATTTGGTTACAGGGGGCAGCTTGCTCAGGATGTTCAATTTCTTTATTAAATTCGATTAAAGAAACAACAATTGATGATTTTTTATTGAATAAAGTTGATATGAAATATCACCATAATTTAATGACAGCAACAGGAGATTTGGCTATTTCTACCTTAGATCAAGCTGCTATAGATCATAATGGTGATTTTATTCTAATAATTGAGGGAGGAGTTCCAACAGCTGATAATGGCGTTTATTGTGTTTTGACTGAGAGAGATGGACAGCCATGGACAATGTTAGATGCAGTAAATGAATTAGGATCTCAGGCTAAATATGTAATTAACGTAGGGACTTGTGCTGCCTTTGGAGGTGTTCCAGCAGCAGGACCTAATCCAACTGGTATTAAAGATGTAAATAGTATTTTAAATAGTAATACTACTAATCCTATAATTAATCTGCCAGGGTGCCCAACTCATCCTTATATTATAATGAGTACAGTAATAGATTTATTACTCAATGGGATGCCAATTTTAGATTATAAAGGAAGACCAGAAACTTTCTATAGTAATGCGTTACATGATAGGTGTCCTTATGAATCAGGTTATCCAGAAGTTAAGGAGTTAGGAATGGAAGGATGTTATGAGGCGATAGGATGTAGAGGGCCAGAAACTTATGTTAATTGTCATACCTTAAAGTGGAATAATGAAGTTAATTGGTGTATTCAAGCTAATAATTTATGTATTGGGTGTGCAAGTGAGACTTTTCCACAGTCTATATTCTATAAAATAGGTACTAGTTATAGTGAAGATGATTAA
- a CDS encoding hydrogenase small subunit — MCQGGKRMKISRRRFLQWTAASAAALGLSKFDLERLDNVVLAAGTKAPVIWLQGAACSGCSISLLNSIKETTIDDFLLNKVDMKYHHNLMTAAGDLAISTLDQAAIDHNGDFILIIEGGVPTADNGVYCVLTERDGQPWTMLDAVNELGSKAKYVINVGTCAAFGGVPAADPNPTGIQRTDNILSNKTINPIINLPGCPTHPYTIMKTIIDLLLNGMPNLDSEGRPAFAYGEKIHSNCPRRSIGKASQLGELGCYNGLGCKGQSSQYNCPNIRWNNQVNWCIEAGHTCIACSIPSFPESPFYKFG, encoded by the coding sequence ATCTGTCAAGGGGGTAAAAGGATGAAGATATCGAGAAGAAGATTTTTGCAATGGACAGCAGCTTCAGCGGCTGCCTTGGGTTTATCGAAGTTTGATTTAGAGAGACTAGATAATGTGGTTTTGGCTGCAGGAACTAAAGCACCAGTTATTTGGTTGCAAGGGGCAGCTTGCTCAGGATGTTCAATTTCTTTATTAAATTCGATTAAAGAAACAACAATTGATGATTTTTTATTGAACAAAGTTGATATGAAATATCACCATAATTTAATGACAGCAGCAGGAGATTTGGCTATTTCTACCTTAGATCAAGCTGCTATAGATCATAATGGTGATTTTATTCTAATAATTGAGGGAGGAGTTCCAACAGCTGATAATGGCGTTTATTGTGTGCTAACGGAAAGAGATGGACAGCCATGGACAATGTTAGATGCAGTAAATGAATTGGGATCAAAGGCTAAATATGTAATTAATGTAGGTACTTGTGCTGCCTTTGGAGGTGTTCCAGCAGCAGACCCTAACCCAACTGGTATCCAAAGAACAGATAATATATTATCAAATAAGACTATAAATCCTATTATTAACTTACCAGGATGTCCAACCCATCCTTATACAATAATGAAGACTATAATTGATTTATTATTAAATGGAATGCCTAATTTAGATTCAGAAGGTAGACCAGCATTTGCTTATGGGGAAAAAATTCATAGCAATTGTCCACGCCGAAGTATTGGTAAGGCATCTCAGTTAGGAGAGCTAGGCTGCTACAATGGCTTAGGATGTAAAGGACAAAGTAGCCAGTATAATTGTCCTAATATAAGATGGAATAACCAAGTTAATTGGTGTATAGAAGCAGGTCATACTTGTATTGCTTGTTCAATTCCTAGTTTTCCAGAATCACCATTTTATAAATTTGGTTAA
- a CDS encoding hydrogenase small subunit — MKISRRKFLQWTAASAAALGLSKFDLERLDNVVLAAGTKAPVIWLQGAACSGCSISLLNSIKETTIDDFLLNKVDMRYHHNLMTAAGDLAISSIDETAYDHNGEFILVIEGGVPTADNGVYCVLTERDGQPWTMLDAVNELGSKAKYVINVGTCAAFGGVPAAGPNPTGIKRIDEEILNGKTRNPIINLPGCPTHPNTIMKTLIDLLLNGIPKLDGENRPEMVYKDKVHNNCPYKSKDNALQLGDKGCYSSLGCMGQKTPYNCPQRKWNNEVNWCVEAGHGCIGCAEKSFPKSPFYKFG, encoded by the coding sequence ATGAAGATATCGAGAAGAAAATTTTTACAATGGACAGCAGCTTCAGCAGCTGCCTTGGGTTTATCGAAGTTTGATTTAGAGAGGTTAGATAATGTCGTTTTGGCTGCTGGAACTAAAGCACCAGTTATTTGGTTGCAAGGTGCTGCTTGCTCAGGATGTTCTATCTCTTTATTAAATTCAATTAAAGAGACAACAATTGATGATTTCTTATTGAATAAGGTTGATATGAGATATCATCATAATCTGATGACAGCAGCAGGAGATTTGGCTATATCTTCGATTGATGAGACTGCCTATGATCATAATGGAGAGTTTATCCTAGTAATAGAAGGAGGAGTTCCAACAGCTGACAATGGCGTTTATTGTGTGCTAACAGAAAGAGATGGTCAACCATGGACTATGCTTGATGCAGTAAATGAATTGGGATCAAAGGCTAAATATGTAATTAATGTAGGTACTTGTGCTGCCTTTGGAGGTGTTCCAGCAGCAGGACCTAATCCAACTGGTATCAAGAGGATAGATGAAGAGATTTTAAATGGCAAGACAAGAAATCCAATAATAAATCTTCCAGGTTGTCCAACCCATCCTAATACTATAATGAAGACATTGATTGATTTATTATTAAATGGTATACCTAAGCTAGATGGTGAGAATAGACCTGAAATGGTTTATAAAGATAAGGTACATAATAATTGTCCTTATAAAAGTAAGGATAATGCACTACAACTAGGAGATAAAGGTTGTTATAGTAGTTTGGGATGCATGGGACAGAAAACACCATATAATTGTCCACAAAGAAAATGGAACAATGAAGTTAACTGGTGTGTTGAGGCAGGTCATGGATGTATTGGCTGTGCAGAAAAGAGTTTTCCTAAATCACCATTTTATAAATTTGGTTAA
- a CDS encoding aldo/keto reductase has protein sequence MEKRVLGRTGLEVSLLGFGGFHLLEIPTEEARRLLNYYLDQGGNYIETAADYGDGESERKIGGVIAERRDELVLATKTSSRDKAGAKDDIERSMKNLQTDYLDIIFMHAVGTYEDLDKILSSDGAMEAVRDFQKSGKIGHVAISMHGQPDTLIEAIKTGEFDVVMAALNYFDRFNFPKLEGELIPLAQENNVGLICMKPIADGFLWRSAKQAFRYAFSLPVSMVVTGMNSEEMVKMDIDFANNFVQMTKEEKEKLFKEASELGDYICRQCGSCDNVCSEEINIREIFKLEGYYDRQMRDGKPRNPADFALRDRLRFWFGNQEMARDLYKEIEIKANQCSECGKCLDACPYNLPMIDKLKMSHYKLGEDNSLF, from the coding sequence GTGGAAAAGAGAGTTTTAGGTAGAACTGGTTTAGAAGTAAGTCTTCTTGGGTTTGGTGGATTTCATTTATTGGAGATTCCTACTGAGGAAGCAAGAAGGCTTTTAAATTATTATCTAGATCAAGGTGGAAATTATATTGAAACAGCAGCTGATTATGGAGATGGTGAGTCAGAAAGAAAAATTGGAGGGGTCATTGCTGAAAGGCGAGATGAGCTTGTATTAGCTACTAAAACCAGCTCTAGAGATAAAGCAGGGGCAAAAGACGATATAGAAAGAAGTATGAAGAATTTACAGACTGATTATTTGGATATTATATTTATGCATGCTGTAGGAACTTATGAAGATTTAGATAAGATATTAAGCTCTGATGGGGCTATGGAGGCTGTTAGAGATTTTCAAAAGTCTGGAAAGATTGGTCATGTAGCTATTTCTATGCATGGTCAACCTGATACCTTAATTGAGGCTATTAAAACTGGTGAGTTTGATGTGGTAATGGCAGCTTTAAATTATTTTGATCGTTTCAACTTTCCTAAATTAGAAGGAGAATTAATTCCTTTGGCTCAAGAGAATAATGTAGGGCTAATCTGTATGAAGCCAATTGCTGATGGTTTCTTATGGCGTTCTGCCAAGCAAGCTTTTAGATATGCCTTTTCCTTACCTGTCTCTATGGTAGTGACAGGTATGAATAGTGAAGAGATGGTCAAGATGGATATCGATTTTGCTAATAACTTCGTACAAATGACCAAAGAGGAGAAAGAAAAGCTATTTAAGGAGGCTTCAGAGCTAGGAGATTATATTTGTCGCCAATGTGGAAGTTGTGACAATGTCTGTTCTGAAGAAATTAATATTCGAGAAATCTTCAAGTTAGAAGGTTATTATGACCGCCAAATGCGTGATGGTAAGCCGCGTAATCCGGCAGATTTTGCTCTACGTGATAGATTAAGGTTCTGGTTTGGTAATCAAGAGATGGCTAGAGACTTATATAAGGAGATAGAAATTAAAGCTAATCAATGTAGTGAATGTGGCAAGTGTTTAGATGCCTGTCCTTATAATCTGCCGATGATTGATAAATTGAAGATGAGCCATTATAAACTAGGAGAAGATAATAGTCTCTTTTAA
- the larB gene encoding nickel pincer cofactor biosynthesis protein LarB — translation MKKEDIKSILEGIKDGNLSVDNAMDKLNDLPFEDLGYAKIDHHRGLRNGYPEVIYCEGKSVEHIKGIVTKMLERNNNVLATRANDEIYEGLKEVTKDLEYYSAARIIVVKQREIEKTESKILVVTGGTSDIPVAEEAAITAEVMGNSVERLYDVGVAGIHRLLSNRDKLNEASVIITVAGMEGALASVVGGLVDKPVIAVPTSVGYGAHFNGLATLLAMLNSCASGIGVVNIDNGFGAAYLANSINQQLERAMKGSN, via the coding sequence TTGAAGAAAGAAGATATTAAGTCCATTTTAGAAGGTATAAAAGATGGTAACTTATCAGTAGATAATGCTATGGATAAATTAAATGATTTACCCTTTGAAGACTTAGGATATGCTAAGATAGATCATCATCGGGGATTAAGAAATGGTTATCCTGAAGTAATCTATTGTGAAGGAAAGTCTGTAGAGCATATCAAGGGAATTGTTACTAAGATGTTAGAGAGGAATAATAATGTTCTTGCTACTAGAGCCAATGATGAGATATATGAAGGTTTAAAAGAGGTTACTAAGGATTTGGAGTATTATAGTGCTGCACGGATTATTGTAGTCAAACAGCGAGAGATAGAGAAGACTGAAAGTAAGATATTAGTAGTGACTGGTGGAACTTCGGATATACCAGTAGCTGAAGAAGCAGCAATTACAGCAGAAGTGATGGGCAATAGTGTGGAACGACTCTATGATGTAGGGGTAGCGGGGATACATAGACTATTATCTAATCGTGATAAGTTAAATGAAGCCAGTGTAATTATAACTGTAGCTGGTATGGAAGGAGCCTTAGCAAGTGTAGTAGGAGGATTGGTTGATAAGCCAGTAATAGCTGTACCAACAAGTGTCGGTTATGGGGCTCATTTTAATGGTCTTGCCACCTTATTGGCTATGTTAAATAGCTGTGCTAGTGGAATTGGTGTAGTAAATATCGATAATGGTTTTGGAGCAGCCTATTTAGCTAATAGTATCAATCAGCAATTAGAAAGAGCAATGAAGGGCAGTAACTAG
- the larE gene encoding ATP-dependent sacrificial sulfur transferase LarE: MTLEEKYKKLKEIIKDLDSVAIAFSGGVDSTFLSKVAYDVLGEKALAVTARSSTYPEREFKEAKELAEKIGIKQVVIVSEETDIDGFAQNPPNRCYYCKHELFTKVEEVAKDHGIKYVLDGSNLDDIGDFRPGMKAAAELEVVSPLKDAEFTKDDIRAVSKELGLPTWNKPAFACLSSRFPYGEEINVGKLSMVEQAEDYLRDLGLKQLRVRHHGEIARIEVAPEEREKFFSLDKMDEIANKLKEIGFTYVTLDLAGYRTGSMNEVLSKEEMEV, encoded by the coding sequence ATGACTTTAGAAGAGAAATATAAGAAATTAAAAGAGATTATTAAAGATTTAGATAGTGTAGCTATAGCATTTTCAGGAGGAGTAGACAGTACCTTTTTAAGTAAAGTTGCTTATGATGTTTTAGGAGAGAAGGCACTTGCTGTTACAGCTAGGTCATCAACTTATCCTGAAAGAGAGTTTAAAGAGGCTAAAGAGTTAGCAGAAAAAATTGGGATTAAGCAGGTTGTAATTGTATCAGAAGAGACAGACATAGATGGATTTGCTCAGAATCCACCAAACAGATGTTATTACTGTAAGCATGAATTATTTACTAAAGTAGAGGAAGTTGCCAAAGACCATGGAATAAAGTATGTTCTTGATGGCTCTAATCTAGATGATATTGGAGATTTTCGACCTGGAATGAAGGCAGCAGCAGAGTTAGAGGTAGTAAGTCCTTTAAAAGATGCGGAGTTTACTAAAGATGATATTAGAGCAGTATCTAAAGAACTTGGACTTCCAACTTGGAATAAGCCAGCCTTTGCTTGTCTATCTTCTAGATTTCCTTATGGTGAAGAGATTAATGTTGGTAAACTATCTATGGTTGAGCAGGCAGAAGATTATTTAAGAGATTTAGGTCTTAAACAATTAAGGGTTAGACACCATGGTGAGATTGCTAGAATTGAGGTTGCACCAGAGGAGAGGGAGAAGTTCTTTAGCTTAGATAAAATGGATGAAATCGCAAATAAATTAAAAGAGATTGGTTTTACCTATGTGACCTTAGATTTGGCTGGTTATAGGACTGGTAGTATGAATGAGGTATTGAGTAAAGAAGAGATGGAAGTTTAA
- a CDS encoding aldo/keto reductase, translating into MIYKEYGKTGKKLSALGFGGMRFDTKNKSIEENAQIVRRASELGINYFDTAPDYCDSKSEIIYGEAFKDMPNDFYISTKSMVTKDPRADDLRKRVETSLKRMNVDKIDFLHMWCILDLDMYKQVIKKGGPYEGALKLKEEGLIDHLVFSTHANGDEIVQIINDDLFEGVLLGYNASNFAYREKGLKAAYKKGLGVVTMNPLGGGVIPQNPDFYSFIKQNPEDSVAQGALKFNMAHKEITVTLAGINNIKELEENVAAVNSLEELTEQKVEEIKSYLKERLDKLCTGCGYCLGCPVDIYIPAYMMAYNEMIIYDDKDILGDKVNGRRNWGPLKSRPESRAENCIECGLCEEQCTQHLPIIDRLKECAPVEKY; encoded by the coding sequence ATGATTTATAAAGAATATGGTAAAACAGGTAAGAAATTATCGGCATTAGGTTTTGGTGGGATGAGATTTGATACTAAAAATAAGAGTATTGAAGAGAATGCTCAAATTGTAAGAAGAGCCTCTGAACTAGGAATCAATTATTTTGATACTGCTCCTGATTATTGTGATAGTAAGAGTGAGATTATTTATGGTGAAGCCTTTAAAGATATGCCAAATGATTTTTATATCTCTACTAAGAGTATGGTAACAAAGGATCCAAGGGCTGATGATCTTCGGAAGCGAGTCGAGACTTCATTAAAACGGATGAATGTCGATAAAATTGACTTCTTACATATGTGGTGTATTCTGGACTTGGATATGTATAAACAGGTAATAAAGAAAGGTGGACCCTATGAAGGGGCTTTAAAATTAAAGGAAGAAGGGTTGATTGATCACCTTGTCTTCTCTACTCATGCCAATGGTGATGAGATTGTACAGATAATCAATGATGACCTCTTTGAAGGGGTATTGCTAGGATATAATGCTAGTAATTTTGCTTATCGAGAGAAAGGGCTTAAAGCAGCTTATAAAAAGGGATTAGGGGTAGTGACTATGAATCCATTAGGTGGAGGGGTAATACCTCAAAACCCAGATTTCTACTCTTTTATTAAGCAAAATCCAGAGGATAGTGTAGCTCAAGGGGCTTTGAAATTCAATATGGCTCATAAAGAGATTACTGTTACTTTAGCAGGGATTAACAATATTAAAGAGTTAGAAGAGAATGTAGCAGCAGTCAATTCTCTTGAAGAACTTACAGAGCAGAAGGTTGAGGAGATTAAATCTTATTTAAAAGAGAGATTAGATAAGCTCTGTACAGGTTGTGGATACTGTTTGGGCTGTCCTGTTGATATATATATTCCAGCTTATATGATGGCTTATAATGAAATGATTATTTATGATGATAAAGATATACTTGGGGATAAGGTAAATGGAAGGCGGAATTGGGGACCATTAAAGAGTAGACCAGAAAGTAGAGCAGAAAATTGTATCGAATGTGGATTATGTGAAGAGCAATGTACTCAGCATCTACCGATTATTGACCGCTTAAAAGAGTGTGCCCCTGTAGAGAAGTACTAG
- a CDS encoding MerR family transcriptional regulator, with amino-acid sequence MGYTIRQVAEMVDLTTYTLRYYEKEGLLPFIERNEHGNRVFKDSDIEWIQLVCCLRDTGMSISEIKDYVNLCIEGDKTTELRRQIILDHKLKVEQKIEKMKQSLVKINKKLKCYNDLTISEETDVCNPNYKTNE; translated from the coding sequence ATGGGATATACAATTAGGCAGGTAGCTGAAATGGTTGATTTGACAACATATACACTTAGATATTATGAAAAAGAAGGTTTATTGCCATTTATTGAACGTAATGAACATGGTAATCGTGTATTTAAAGATTCTGATATTGAATGGATTCAGTTGGTCTGTTGTTTGCGAGATACAGGTATGTCTATTTCTGAAATAAAGGACTATGTAAATCTCTGTATAGAGGGTGATAAGACAACTGAACTGCGAAGGCAGATAATACTTGATCACAAACTTAAAGTAGAGCAGAAGATAGAGAAGATGAAACAATCTTTGGTTAAAATTAATAAGAAATTAAAGTGTTATAATGACCTTACTATAAGTGAAGAGACAGATGTATGTAATCCAAATTATAAGACAAATGAATGA